DNA from Candidatus Poribacteria bacterium:
AGTGGTGCCTATGAGGTGCAAGTTGGCAAGCGAAGCTACACTTGCACCTTGCGGCACCAGCTCATTGAAGATGAAAAACGACGACTTGCTGAAACGAAGGAGATGCCCTACGTGGATCTCGTCGCCGTTGGAGACCGGGTTCGGATTTCTACGACTGTGTCCACAGCGGACAGTGGATACATCGAGGAATGTCTTCCCCGGGATACGCAGTTTGGACGTATTCGCATGGACGGTTGGCGACAGGTGATTGTTGCGAACTTAGATATGCTCCTGATTATCTTTGCGGCACGGCATCCGACACTCAAGCTGCGGATGCTTGATAGATTTCTCGTCACCGCGGAGGCATCTGATGTTGAACCCGTTATCTGTATTAACAAACTGGATTTGGCGAAATTCGAGAATGTGCAGCGTGAACTCAAATTATATGAAGAATTAGGTTATAAAGTGGTTTATACAAGTATTGTGACAGGTGTGGGTGTTGAAGGATTGCGGGAGGTGATGCGGGATAGGATTTCTGCGATTGTAGGTTCATCGGGGGTTGGAAAATCGTCTCTGCTCAATGCGGTGCAACCGGGACTCCAATTACGCACGGGTGAAGTGGATACACGTATTCACAAAGGACGGCATACGACAACGGAAGTCATGCTGTTGCCCCTCGAATTCGGCGGGTTCGTCGCCGACACACCCGGTATCCGAACCCTCGGCTTGCTTGAGATTGATGACGAACAGGGATTAGATATTCATTTTCCGGAGATGCGGTCTTATATCCCGGAGTGCAAATTCGCTGCATGTACGCACCAGCACGAACCGGCGTGTGCTGTCAAACAAGCGGTTGAGACCGGTGATATTAGTCCGGTCCGATATGAAAGTTACCTCCGCATCTCGGGGTTCAAGGAGGGGAGATATGAACGAAACTCAGATAAGAGAAGAACGGACCGAAACACGCGACGACGGAAACGCTGATCTACGAAAATGGGAGGATGCCATTCAGAACTTAGTACGTATTATTGAAAGGAGTGAGCAGAAACTCGGATATTTCCAGAATCGCGTAAAACAAGCACAATTCATGGATCGCCCGAACCAGCGTATGATTCGAGCCGCGGGTGCTCAAGCCGGTGCGCACTCGGCGCAATTGGAAGGTTTGAGAGGTCAGCTGCGTCAGTTGGAACGGCTTCACAGTGGCGGCATTCACCTTCGACAGCCCGCTGAAAATGAACTTCGCCGGATTTGGGGATGGATAAACCGACCGGGCGTCAGGAATCTTCTTTACGCAACGCAGGTGTCGTTTGAAACGTTTCTCGAAGATTGGCAGAGTTGGGTGGAAAGTGAACAGATGCACGCACTCGCGATTGAGATTCGGACGACGCGCCTTCTCATCGGATTTACCCTCCTTCACTGTGATGCAGACACGGTTAACCTCGAATTCGTGATTATTCGACCGGATTATCGCGCTCGCGGATACGGCACAGACGCGCTTCTTGAAGTGGTCCACTACGTATTTGAACAGCTGGCGGTTGAGCACATCACTCTCCAAGTATCCCCCGACAACGGACCTGCCCTGATATGTTTTGAGAATGCTGGGTTCCAATACCTCAGTTACACCGATACCACAGAACAAGCGTACACGATGGGCATTGAGCGCGGTGAATGGAGCGGTGAGAAACCGATAGATGAAGGGGATGAAACACCACGGCTCAGTACCCCGCTTAAAGTGTTTTTTGATGATGAAAAATAATTTTTTTCGCAAAACCTCCAAAAGTGCATCCGAAAATGTGTATAGGTGAATCATTGTCATTTTTATGATGATGGTATCCTATTACCGCTGTATTGCGGAAAAGGAGGTATTTGTTATGTTAGCAAACCAGAGGAGGTGTGGCACGCATTAGTGTTACGCCCTTGTGGTGTGGCACTGCGTGTCGCACACTTTGGAAAAGGGACAGGGGGTTGAAACCCCTCTGTCCCTTATTTTTTAATTTTTTCCAGAGAATTGGCAAAAGTGCATCCGAAAATGTGTTTAAGCGAACCATTGCCGTTTTTTAATGGCATATTTTTCTGTTTTTTAGTATACTATCATGTACGGTTTGCAAAAGGCGGTCTTTCAAAACCTCATTGACCCCCTTGCACTGTTCTCAATCATAAAACAATAAGGAAAAAATAAGGAGGTAGCCATTATGTTGTCTATGAACCACGTCACACTTCACCTGAAAGTATTCAATTGTGGCGATGGTGCCTCTGTCCATTATCAATAATTTGATGAAGGCATAGGCGCGATCGCCTCACATTCGTGGGAGTTGCTTTATCTATGCCCAAATTCAATCCCGACTTTTGGGAAATTCCGGTGCCACCGGAATATTTCGATCAACTGACTACCGAGGACTATTTCTGGTATCGAGCACCTGATGACGAACATACCGAGGCGCGTCGTGCGAAACGGCGGGCAGTCCTTGAACAGATTCGTCTCATTATCGCGAGAGAACTCACCAAACGCCAAGCCGAATGTATTCAACTCTACTTTTATAAAGGGAAAACACAAGAGGAGATTGGGAACATTCTCGGTATTTCCCGCCGTGTCGTAAGTCAGCACCTTTTTGGTGTTACGCGGAACGGGAAACAGATAGGCGGTGCGGTTAACAAAATCCGAAAGGTGTGCCGAAAACAGGGAATACAGTTTCCGTAGGTGCAGGAGCAGAATCTATATATTTTAACCCTACAAGTTACAAGTGTGCTTCACTGCGGGAGGAACCCTTAAGGGGTCCCTCTCGCTTGAAAGCGCTTTATTAGCGGTCAGCCGTCGAGATTCTACCCGTTGATAGTCATCAACTAACTTCCTTGAACCGATATCCAACCCCGTGCACTGTCTCAATATGCTTACCGAATTCTCCCAGCTTACGGCGAAGGCGGCTGACATGTGTGTCCACTGTCCTATCAATGCCGTAATATTCCTGTCCCCATATTACGTCCATTAGAATATCGCGCGTGAAGACGCGTCCTGGCGAACGTGCGAATAACGTAATGAGTTTGAATTCGGTCGCTGTGAGGTCGATCGAACCGTTTTCAGTCAAGACTTGATGTTTGTCCAGATCGATTGTGAGTCCGTGCGTATCGATCTGTTTGGTGTTTTCTGCTTGTTTGCCGGCTTGGATGCGGCGTAGCACGGCGGATACCCGGAGCACAACTTCTCTCGGACTAAAGGGTTTTGTGATGTAATCATCTGCCCCGAGTTCCAGCCCCGCTACCCTGTCTTTTTCTTCCATCTTCGCGGTTACCATCACGATCGGAATATTTTTTGTCCTCGGATCGTTCTTGAGTAAACGACAGACGATAAGTCCATCCACCTCGGGGAGCATCAAATCTAACAAAATGAGATCTGGCGGCTTTTCGACAGCCCGATGGAGGGCGTCTGCCCCGTTCCGGACGTAATCTGTTTCAAAACCTGCTCCCTGTAGATTGTACCGCAGTAAATCTACAATATCGCGTTCATCTTCAACAATTAGAATGTTTGCGTCCATTTAATCTTCCTTGTGGGCAATTAAGGGTTACACTCCTATTTTAACAAATTATGGAGTATTGTGTCAATTTTATAGAGCGATTTTTTTATCGCAGTAGAGATGAACGTAAGTTGGATCGCGAAGAAAAAATATAATGAAAATACGCGGGAAATGTGTTATTATTTGCAGAAAATGGAAGGGGGTAATGACTCATTACAACGCTAATAGATATGTCTCGTTCGTCGTGGCGGACTTGGAGACCACATTTGTGCTTTATCTGTATTTTTGTTGCATTTGTACTTTCTTCGCAGAGTGTCTTCGGTATGCGCGGGTTCACCCCAGAAAGCGCGGTTATACAAAAGCAATATGAGGCCCGTTTTAAAGATCTGGTTTCGGCGGAAAGATGCCGACATAAATTGCGTTATCTGACTGAGGAGCCTCACCTCGCGGGTACAGAAAATAGCCGTAAGATAGCGGAATACCTTCGGAATGAATATGAAAACTACGGTTTGCAGGTTCAGGTATATGAGTATCATGTGTATCTGCCGCATCCGCTTGAAGTGCATGTAGAACTGCTCTCACCTATCCAGCATCTCGCTGTCAGCAAAGAGTCAAGTTGGGAATGGGACAAGGATTCTTATGAAACAGAAATTGTGCCGGGATATAATGCCTATTCGCCCGATGGGGATGTAACGGCTGATCTCATCTACGTCAATAAGGGGTTACCTAAGGACTACCAAATTCTCGCCGATCGAGGTATCTCGGTAGAGGGAAAGATTTGTATTGCACGATATGGTGGCAGTTATCGGGGTGTGAAGGCGAAAGTTGCTGGCGATAACGGGGCGGTTGGTTTGATTCTATATTCGGATCCAGCGGACGATGGATACATGCGGGGTGATGTTTATCCGCGGGGTCCGTGGCGTTCGGATGATGCGATACAGCGCGGGACCGTGAAATATATCTTTCAGCATGCCAGTGACCCCCTGACACCCGGTTGGGCAGCGACGCAAGATGCCGAGAGACTCTCATTTGACGAGGCTACGGATCTTCCCAAGATCCCTGTGGTGCCGCTCGCCTATAGGGATGCTGAACTGTTTCTGAATGCGCTCGCGGGACCGAATGTTCCGTCTGAATGGCAGGGCGGCTTACCTTTCGCCTATCACATTGGACCGGGACCCGCAAAGGTGCGGATCAAGATGCGTTGTGAACACAGCATCCGTCCCATCTATAATGTTATTGCGACTTTAGAAGGCACAGAATATCCAGATCAATGGGTAATCTTGGGCAATCATCACGATGCTTGGGTTTATGGTGCCGCAGACCCGGGCAGCGGCACAACCTCGCTCTTAGAGGTCGCACAATGTTTGGGTGAGCTTGCCAAAGCGGGGAAGCGTCCGAAGCGAACAATTGTTTTTGCCTCATGGGATGCTGAAGAATTCGGTATCCTCGGTTCAACGGAATGGGTGGAGGATTTGAAAACGACGCTCCAGCAGAAAGCGATCGCATACCTCAATGTGGATATCGCCGCGACGGGGGGACGGTTCTATGTGAGTGCGACACCATCGCTGCGGGAGTTAATGCGTGAAGTAACCCAGAATGTCGTTGATCCAGGGACGCTCAAGCCGGTTTACAGGAGTTGGAAAACGGCGCAAGGCAAAGAGATCCCGCAGGTCGGTAACCTCGGAAGCGGTTCGGATCATTCGCCATTTGTTGGGCATGCGGGTATTCCTGCTGTTAGCATGGGGTTCGGGGGTCCTTATGGGGTGTATCACGCCATGCAGGATAACTTTTACTGGATGGCACATTTCGGGGATCCGACTTTTCAATATCAGGCAGCGATGGCACAAGTCTGGGGCACGCTTGCGCTACAGCTTGCCAATGCCGATATTTTACCCTTTGACTATGAGACGTATGCGACGGACTTGATGCCCCCTTTGAAACTGTTACAGAATTCTGGATCGAAAAACAGGATTGCTAAAGAGGTTGAGACGTTGGACGGTCTGCTCACAGAGTGGCAGCAGGCGGCAGGAAGGCTCAACCGGGAGCTTGCGCGTTACCTCGCCTCTGGCGATCTTTCTCAGATTTCGGAGATAAACCAGCGCTTATACCAATTAGAGCGCAGTTTGACAAGTGAGACGGGCTTACCCTTACGTCCGTGGTTTAAGCATCTGATCTATGCACCGGGTCTCAACACAGGCTATGCGGCGGTCGTTTTTCCTGGGATCCTTGATGCGCTGGAGAATAGTGATGATGCGGCGGTACATGCAGAAATCGATCGGTTGGTTGAGGCATTCACACGAATAATTCAGGGAATTGATGAGATTCGGGATATGTTGTAGTCTGTGGTTGTCAGTTACCAGTTCTCGGTTCTCGGTTACAAGGGGGTGTTTTTGCTTGGGCATTTCTGCGTATTGCTTGAGTGTTTCTGCGGATTTCCCTTGTTAAACGAAAATCTCTTAACTGATGACCGATAACCGAAGATCGACAACCCTTTTTACGGTGTAACTGCTACTGCCGATTCTGCTTTCAACGTAACCGTGTCCCCTACCTGGAACGGGCAGCGGTAGTCGGTCTGGACGAAGTACTGCTGTCCCTTCATCTCCACCTGATATGTGAAATCGTGCCCTTTAAACGCTTGTCCCACGACACGTCCGCTGTTGGTGCTACGCTGAGCGTCGGGTGTCATCATCAGCAAACATTCAGGTCGAATAGAGAGAAGTGCGTTCCTGCTCTCCGTCCCTTCCACTTTTACACGTCCGAACGGGGTTTCTGCGATCCCGTCTTTGATGTGAGCGCGAATAAAATTCGTCTGTCCCAGAAAATCTGCGACATAAGCCGTTGTCGGATAGCGATACACCGTCTCGGGTGTGCCGATCTGTTCAAGGGTGCCTTCCTTCATCACGCCCAACCGCTCGGCGAAACTCAATGCCTCTTCCTGGGCGTGTGTGACGAGCACTGCGCTAATCCCTTCGGCTTTCAAGAGGGCACGGACTTCCTCACGGGTAGACTGCCGTAATCCTGGATCGAGACTTGAAAAGGGTTCATCTAAGAGGAGCAGTTTCGGGCGGGCGATGATGGCACGCGCTAATGCGACCCGCTGCTGCTCACCGCCAGAGAGATGGTGCGGTAAACGCGACTGTAGGTGCGTCATGCCCACCATATCCAGTACCTCAAATGCCCTTTCGTGTTGCTGCTTTTTCGGCACCTTTCGGAGACCGAAAGCGACGTTTTCAAGCACGTTTTTGTGTGGAAAGAGGGCGTAGTCCTGAAACACAAAACCGATGCCGCGTGATTCAGGTGGGGCGTGTGTATTGTTGTCGGCAAGTGTGCGTTCTGCCATAGAGATTGTGCCGGTGTCCGCGGTTTCAAATCCAGCGACGATGCGTAAGGTCGTTGTTTTCCCGCAACCGCTGGGTCCCAAAAGCGCGAAGATTTCCCCTGGATAAACCGTGAAACTGACATCTTTCACAACAGGGATAGCGGCGAATTGCTTTGTAATAGATTCGACAGTGAGTAGTGGTGTCATTTTTATTTCCAACGATCCCTCAGTGGGTAACTTTTTAATTTCTCCACTGACTGCTAATAGTTACCCCTAAAGTGTATGCCCTGCACCGGATGACGGCATGTATAGATGCAATGCGAAACTGATAAGACTCAGGATACTGCGCGGAATATAATCCCCCAAAACCAATCCGAGGAAGAAGGGGATCGCTTTACGATATGTTTGCCAACCCGCAAACCGGAGAATCAAAAACTTGATGAGCCAACTTACCATGACGGGGAACCAGAAATAGATGAGCCCGCCCCATGATGCTCCTGATAGCACATACCCCGACGGATGGAGCGTCCACCATAACAGGCGTGTCCGCAGGAAGTTAAGGAGAAACACAAACGCAAACCCACCACTCATAAAGATAACCGCACTGAGATCTGGTTCCTTGGGATGCTGTAACCAACTCTGAAGTGGGTTGAAACTCTCCCAACCGAAGCGTCCGACAACGCCTTGGCATTGCGCCAACACACCATATTGATAAGCGACTTGCAGATACGTCCAGAACGTTGCCAATGCACCGACTGCGATTGCCAGTGCCATTCCCAAGAGCAAGGTTTTGCCGGGCATTCCTGAGCGTTCTCCAATCCGAAGGGATTCAATCTGGTTCGGCATCGGGTGTGAACGGTTGCAACGGTTGAAAGCGTAGAGAAACGTCATGACGGTGAGGTTTGGCGCTCCCAATTGCCGTGTTCCGAACATACTCACCATCATCTGTCGGGGATTGATACCGATAACTTCGTGATAAGGCGGTCCAAGTTCAGCGCGGACCCGTCCTATCGCTATGGCGAACGCGATAAATAGGGCGTAAAATACGCTGATTGCCCACAACGACATACCGGCGGCATAGCAGAACCCGAAGACGAGTCCTACACTCAGCACCGTCAGTACTGCGACTGTCCGATAGGAGAAGGGTTCGTTGCCGTCATCCCCGCGTTCACTTCCGATCACGTGTCGGAAAAATCGGGCGAAGTGCCGACGGCTCATCCAGAGTGTCAGCACGGCGATACCGACCCAAGCCCCAGAAGCCCGGTCATTGAGGTGCAGAACACTGATGTTTGTGACGCCGACTGCGCTCGCGATCACGCGTTCAGCACGGGTGAGCCAGAAGAAGAACCACGTTGAGAACGCCAGATCAAGGGGCATGAAATAGGTTAATCCGACAATTGCGAGGTTAAAGGACATTGAGGCGTAGCCGATCGCGTTCCAAGGACGTTCCGTGAAGTGTCGGTCGAGACGATAATTAGGCGGTAACGCCGGGATGACTGGGAAAATGTCGTGCAACCCAGCCATCACACGCAGCAGCGCGGCGATTCCGAAGCCGCACCAGAGGGCACGTGAGCGGAAAAAAGAACGGTTGGTTGTCATTTGCAACGGCAATTGTGTGAGTGGGAAACTCAGTTTTTCACGTTCCATCCACTGTTTGCGGAGGAACAACCCTAAACAGAGCAATGAACCGTAGAGCAGAAAGATAAAGCCTGACCAGAGGAGTGCGGGTCGAATCCAAATGCGGAGATGTTCTGCCCAGTAGATGCTCGATTCACCTTCATAGTAACCCGCTAACCACTCGAACTCGTGGACTGTGAGCCAGGGTGGGATGTGGTGTAAAAAGAGTTGTGCCCATTCGTTTTCAGGACTTGCGAACCAGAAGGGATGCGCAAGTGTCCCCATGAGAATTGCCATCATCGCGTGTCCGGAAATCGTGGACACCATCGTCACCATAATATAGATGAGCAGGAGTTCTGCGGGGGTGAAGGCGAGGCGTGGGGCACCTTTACGGAGGAGAACGTTGAGCGCGAGCAACACAAATAGCGTGAAAACGGCGTTAGAAAACGGTGAAACGAGGGTGTAGACGGCATACCAGAGTTCACTCGCTATCCCGACCCAATACGCGTTAACGACAACCAGAATGACGCCGACAATGAGTGCTTTTTTCGTGATGACATCAGGTGGGTTCTCGGTTCTGGAATTCATGTTTTTGGAATGGCTGTCGGCTATCAGAGTCATCGGTTGTCAGTTGTCAGTTATCAGTTAAAAAGAGGGATCCGATAGTCCTAACATCTCTTGTGAGTGGCGGCTGAAGACTGCAGACTGATAACTATTCCTCTGAAAACTATTTTTCCGTGATAACCTCATCTTCCAGCGGGACGTTCGCTTGTGTTGTCGAAGGCGGTTCTGTTTCTTCTGGTGGTGGGTTGAGATACTTTCCAACTTCATCTGCATGAATGATGCGAATTGCCTCCCGCAACTGTTGGTCGTAGGCTAAATTGACGACCTGATCAATACCGACATATAGATTAAAGAGCCGCTCTGCCCGCAATTTCAGCCATCGTAGACTGGCGGTGACGTTTTCTTCCTCTTTGAGCGTTTGCTGTAATTTCGGGAGTTCAACTTCGAGCCGTGAGAAATCTTTCGGCATTTCACCCGGGGTCTGATGTGCGTCATCAATCCATTTTGAGACGAAATTTTCGACGGAATCGGTTGTATCCACCTTTCTAAGCATTATCGCTTCTATCTCATCAGGTTCCTCGAGATCAATAGAGACTTGTGGTGTGATCCCTACCTCGTTAATTGAGGTGCCATTTGGCGTATAATAGGTGGAGATGGTGAGCGACAGTGAACCGCCGTCGGGGAGTTCATAGCGTTTTTGAACGACCCCTTTGCCGTAGGTTTTCTTTCCAACGAGGATGCCGCGGCGCGTATCCTTAATCGCACCTGCTACGATTTCAGAGGCACTCGCACTGTATTCGTTGACCAGAACGATGAGTGGAATATCTGGCGGACACAAGATATTGGACGTTGCCGGATATTGTTCATTAAATTGACTATTTGTCTCGCTTCTTGTCGACACGATAAACCCTTCACCAATGAAAGCATCGGCGATATGATATGCGGCGTTCAGGAGTCCACCTTGGTTGTCCCGTAAATCCAAGATGAGGGCTTCCATACCGGCGGCTTTGTGGGCGGCAAGCGCGTTTTTAAACTCGACTTCTGTGCCTTCCTTATTGCCGATGAATCCTGAGATCTGAATGTAGCCGATATTTCCCGCAAGCATCGTTGATTTTACGCTCGTGATAGGAACAATTGCACGGGTCAGGGTTACATCGAAAGGTTCGAGAAACTTGCGTTGGACTGTGATTGTCACATCAGTGCCGGCTTTTCCTCTGAGCAAATCGACGACATCGTCCCGCGTCATGCCGGTTTTTTCGCTGAGGTGAATCCGTTTCCCGTTGACTTTGGTGATGTAATCTCCTGCTTGGAGATTGGCAAGCGCAGCGGGTGTGTTTGGAATCGGTTTAGAGATCTTAATAAATCCGCGATGGTCACGATAGATGTGAATACCAAGTCCTCCGAATTCGGCGTTATATAGATTTTCGACGGCGCGTTGGTGATCGCGTCGTTTGATGTAATAGGTGTATGGATCATTAAGGGAGGCGAGTGCCCCTTTTATGGAGCCGCGGAACATGTCGTTGGTATCTTCGATCGGTTTGTAGTAGTTTTTCTCAGCGATACGGATAGCGGTTGTAAGCGCATCGGTTAACATCATACGAGTGACGCGTTCGTCACCACTTATCGCATCTTTTCCACTCGGGTTAATGAGCAGAAACGGGATACCGATAGCAAATACTAAGACGATGAAGGACAAGGTGTATCTTTTCATGAGATTTTCCCTCTGCGGTTTTTTAATTATTCCTTGCGGTTA
Protein-coding regions in this window:
- a CDS encoding ABC transporter ATP-binding protein; translation: MTPLLTVESITKQFAAIPVVKDVSFTVYPGEIFALLGPSGCGKTTTLRIVAGFETADTGTISMAERTLADNNTHAPPESRGIGFVFQDYALFPHKNVLENVAFGLRKVPKKQQHERAFEVLDMVGMTHLQSRLPHHLSGGEQQRVALARAIIARPKLLLLDEPFSSLDPGLRQSTREEVRALLKAEGISAVLVTHAQEEALSFAERLGVMKEGTLEQIGTPETVYRYPTTAYVADFLGQTNFIRAHIKDGIAETPFGRVKVEGTESRNALLSIRPECLLMMTPDAQRSTNSGRVVGQAFKGHDFTYQVEMKGQQYFVQTDYRCPFQVGDTVTLKAESAVAVTP
- a CDS encoding response regulator; protein product: MDANILIVEDERDIVDLLRYNLQGAGFETDYVRNGADALHRAVEKPPDLILLDLMLPEVDGLIVCRLLKNDPRTKNIPIVMVTAKMEEKDRVAGLELGADDYITKPFSPREVVLRVSAVLRRIQAGKQAENTKQIDTHGLTIDLDKHQVLTENGSIDLTATEFKLITLFARSPGRVFTRDILMDVIWGQEYYGIDRTVDTHVSRLRRKLGEFGKHIETVHGVGYRFKEVS
- a CDS encoding sigma-70 family RNA polymerase sigma factor, translated to MPKFNPDFWEIPVPPEYFDQLTTEDYFWYRAPDDEHTEARRAKRRAVLEQIRLIIARELTKRQAECIQLYFYKGKTQEEIGNILGISRRVVSQHLFGVTRNGKQIGGAVNKIRKVCRKQGIQFP
- a CDS encoding GNAT family N-acetyltransferase; this translates as MKVTSASRGSRRGDMNETQIREERTETRDDGNADLRKWEDAIQNLVRIIERSEQKLGYFQNRVKQAQFMDRPNQRMIRAAGAQAGAHSAQLEGLRGQLRQLERLHSGGIHLRQPAENELRRIWGWINRPGVRNLLYATQVSFETFLEDWQSWVESEQMHALAIEIRTTRLLIGFTLLHCDADTVNLEFVIIRPDYRARGYGTDALLEVVHYVFEQLAVEHITLQVSPDNGPALICFENAGFQYLSYTDTTEQAYTMGIERGEWSGEKPIDEGDETPRLSTPLKVFFDDEK
- the rsgA gene encoding ribosome small subunit-dependent GTPase A; translated protein: MRSSLMPPLDQTMEGIVIKARSGAYEVQVGKRSYTCTLRHQLIEDEKRRLAETKEMPYVDLVAVGDRVRISTTVSTADSGYIEECLPRDTQFGRIRMDGWRQVIVANLDMLLIIFAARHPTLKLRMLDRFLVTAEASDVEPVICINKLDLAKFENVQRELKLYEELGYKVVYTSIVTGVGVEGLREVMRDRISAIVGSSGVGKSSLLNAVQPGLQLRTGEVDTRIHKGRHTTTEVMLLPLEFGGFVADTPGIRTLGLLEIDDEQGLDIHFPEMRSYIPECKFAACTHQHEPACAVKQAVETGDISPVRYESYLRISGFKEGRYERNSDKRRTDRNTRRRKR
- a CDS encoding M28 family peptidase is translated as MSRSSWRTWRPHLCFICIFVAFVLSSQSVFGMRGFTPESAVIQKQYEARFKDLVSAERCRHKLRYLTEEPHLAGTENSRKIAEYLRNEYENYGLQVQVYEYHVYLPHPLEVHVELLSPIQHLAVSKESSWEWDKDSYETEIVPGYNAYSPDGDVTADLIYVNKGLPKDYQILADRGISVEGKICIARYGGSYRGVKAKVAGDNGAVGLILYSDPADDGYMRGDVYPRGPWRSDDAIQRGTVKYIFQHASDPLTPGWAATQDAERLSFDEATDLPKIPVVPLAYRDAELFLNALAGPNVPSEWQGGLPFAYHIGPGPAKVRIKMRCEHSIRPIYNVIATLEGTEYPDQWVILGNHHDAWVYGAADPGSGTTSLLEVAQCLGELAKAGKRPKRTIVFASWDAEEFGILGSTEWVEDLKTTLQQKAIAYLNVDIAATGGRFYVSATPSLRELMREVTQNVVDPGTLKPVYRSWKTAQGKEIPQVGNLGSGSDHSPFVGHAGIPAVSMGFGGPYGVYHAMQDNFYWMAHFGDPTFQYQAAMAQVWGTLALQLANADILPFDYETYATDLMPPLKLLQNSGSKNRIAKEVETLDGLLTEWQQAAGRLNRELARYLASGDLSQISEINQRLYQLERSLTSETGLPLRPWFKHLIYAPGLNTGYAAVVFPGILDALENSDDAAVHAEIDRLVEAFTRIIQGIDEIRDML
- a CDS encoding S41 family peptidase gives rise to the protein MKRYTLSFIVLVFAIGIPFLLINPSGKDAISGDERVTRMMLTDALTTAIRIAEKNYYKPIEDTNDMFRGSIKGALASLNDPYTYYIKRRDHQRAVENLYNAEFGGLGIHIYRDHRGFIKISKPIPNTPAALANLQAGDYITKVNGKRIHLSEKTGMTRDDVVDLLRGKAGTDVTITVQRKFLEPFDVTLTRAIVPITSVKSTMLAGNIGYIQISGFIGNKEGTEVEFKNALAAHKAAGMEALILDLRDNQGGLLNAAYHIADAFIGEGFIVSTRSETNSQFNEQYPATSNILCPPDIPLIVLVNEYSASASEIVAGAIKDTRRGILVGKKTYGKGVVQKRYELPDGGSLSLTISTYYTPNGTSINEVGITPQVSIDLEEPDEIEAIMLRKVDTTDSVENFVSKWIDDAHQTPGEMPKDFSRLEVELPKLQQTLKEEENVTASLRWLKLRAERLFNLYVGIDQVVNLAYDQQLREAIRIIHADEVGKYLNPPPEETEPPSTTQANVPLEDEVITEK